The region AACGGAAGATGGGGCATGTAACGTTTATTGGAAATTCAGTTAAGGAAATTACCGAAATGGCTGCAGCTTATGAGGGGGCAAAACAATGATTGATCGCTATACACGGGAAGAAATGGGTGCTATCTGGACAGAAGAAAATAAATTTAATGCATGGCTGGAAGTGGAAATTCTGGCATGTGAGGCATGGAGTGAGCTCGGTGTCATTCCGGCTGACGATGTTAAAAAACTGCGACAGAATGCTTCCTTTGATCTTGAGCGGATTTATGAAATAGAACAGGAGACCCGCCATGATGTTGTTGCCTTTACCCGGGCTGTTTCTGAAACGCTTGATGAGGAACGGAAATGGGTTCATTACGGACTGACTTCAACGGATGTCGTCGATACAGCTCTTTCTTATCAGCTTAAACAGGCGAATGAAATCATCCGTAATGATCTGCATCGTTTCGTTGACATTCTAAAAAACAAAGCCATTGAACATAAACATACCGTCATGATGGGCAGAACGCACGGTGTCCATGCCGAACCAACAACATTCGGTTTGAAAATGGCACTGTGGTATGAGGAAATGAAGCGTAATTTGGAACGTTTTGAAGCAGCGGCAAAGGATATTGAATTTGGGAAATTGTCAGGTGCGGTTGGGACATATGCCAACATTGACCCGTTTGTTGAGCAGTACGTCTGTGAAAAACTTGGACTGTCGCCGGCGCCGGTATCAACGCAGACATTGCAGCGTGACCGTCATGCGGCTTACGTGTCAGCACTGGCCCTGATTGCAACGTCTATTGAAAAGTTCGCAACTGAAATCCGCGGGCTTCAGAAAACAGAAACCCGTGAAGCGGAAGAATTTTTCGCCAAAGGACAAAAAGGGTCTTCCGCAATGCCGCATAAACGAAATCCGATTGGATCAGAGAACATGACCGGGATGGCCCGGGTATTGCGCGGCAATATGGTAACAGCATTTGAAAATGTGTCACTGTGGCATGAGCGCGATATCTCACATTCATCAGCTGAGCGCGTCATTTTGCCGGATACAACCATCGGATTAAATTATATGCTCAATCGGTTTGCCAACATCGTTGAAAAGCTGACCGTCTTTCCGGAAAACATGAAACGCAATATTGACAAGACACACGGGGTTATTTTTTCACAGCGTGTGCTGCTTGCATTGATTAATAAAGGTATGAGCCGGGAGGAAGCTTACGATCTTGTCCAGCCGAAAGCGATGCAGGCGTGGGAAACCGCAACACATTTTAAAACGCTGGTTGAGGAAAACGCAGAAATCAATTCACAGCTGACCCAGGACGAAATTGATGATTGTTTTGATTACACGTATCACCTGAAAAATGTCGATGCGATCTTTAACCGAATTGGACTTGAGGTGAAATAATGAAAGCGGAACTGTTATATGAAGGTAAGGCAAAGCGTGTATACGCTGCAAAGGAGAAATCCGGACAGCTCGTTTTATCCTATAAAAATGATGCCACGGCTTTTAATGGTGAAAAAAAAGCGACTTTTTCCGGCAAAGGCAGATTGAATAATGAAATTTCATCCAGGGTCTTTCAACTGCTTCAGGAACAAGGAGTTGAATCACATTTTATAGAAAAACTGAACGAAACGGAACAGCTTGTCCAGCAAACGGAGATTATCCCACTGGAAGTTGTTGTCCGCAACCAAGCTACAGGCAGTATTACAAGAAGGCTGGGTATTGAAGAAAAGACACCATTCGAACCACCACTCATTGAACTTTTTTACAAGGATGATGCGCTTGGTGACCCGCTCATCAATGACGCTCATGCGTTATTGCTGAGTGATGTCAGTGATGTCGAGCTAGGTGAAATTAAAGAAAAGGCTCTTCATGTTAACAAACAATTAAAAGAAGTGTTCGCGTCTATTAATATAGCATTGGTAGATTTCAAGCTGGAATTCGGCCGTCTGGCAAGCGGGGACATCGTGCTTGCGGATGAAATATCACCGGATACATGCAGGCTTTGGGATATTAACACTCAGGAAAAATTGGATAAAGATGTGTTCCGGCAGGGGACCGGCGATCTGCTGGAAGTGTATCAGGAAATCCTACAACGACTGGAGGCAAAATCATGAGAAAAGTTACTGTTCACATTACACTGAAGCAGGGTGTTCTTGATCCGCAGGGTAAAGCAATTCAAGAATCATTAAATTCCCTTGGCTATGATGCGGTTGAGGAAGTCCGTGTTGGCAAGTATATGGAACTGATGGTGGAAGAAACAGACGACATGGAAAAACGTGTGAAAGAAATGTGTGACAAACTGCTTGCAAACCCTGTGATAGAGGATTACCGGTTTGATTTGGAGGAGGCTGAAGTTCTGTGAAATTTGCCGTAGTAGTTTTTCCGGGATCGAATTGTGATCGTGATATGTACCATGCCGCAAAAGAAGTTTTGCAGGAAGATGCGGACCTTGTCTGGTATGAGAACAGCAGTCTTGAAAACTATGACGGCATTCTGCTGCCTGGTGGCTTTTCATATGGAGATTACCTTCGTTCAGGTGCTGTTGCATCAACGTCAGCCATTATGAAGCAGATCCGAACCGAAGCTGAAAAAGGAAAACCGGTACTGGGCGTCTGCAACGGATTTCAAATACTTTTGGAAGCAGGTTTGCTGCCCGGTGCGATGCTCCGCAATAAAAATCTGGCGTTCATGTGTCATCAGGAACCGCTTGTCGTACAAAACAACCAGACTATATTTACAACAAACTATGAGAGCGGTGAAACGATTCATTTCCCGATCGCTCATGGAGAGGGCAACTATTTTTGTGATGAAGCAACAATGGCTGGGTTACAAGCGAATAACCAGATTGTGTTTACCTATCAAAAAAATCCGAATGGCTCAATCGCGGATATTGCCGGTATCGTGAATAAAGAAGGCAATGTGCTTGGTATGATGCCTCATCCGGAGCGGGCTGTTGAAAAAATGCTCGGAAGTGATGATGGTTTAAAACTATTCCAGTCCATTGTGGAGAATTGGAGGGACGCTTATGTTATCAACACGTGATATCAGTCCGGAACAGATCGAGCGTGAAAAATTGTACACAGATATGGGGTTGAACGATCAGGAGTATGACATGGTCAAAAATATCCTGAAGCGTCGTCCGAATTTTACCGAAACCGGTATCTTTTCTGTGATGTGGTCGGAACATTGCAGCTACAAAACGTCAAAACCGCTGCTGAAAAAATTCCCGACAGAAGGCCCGCATGTTCTGCAAGGGCCAGGTGAGGGAGCGGGTGTTATCGATATTGGTGATAATCAGGCGGTCGTTTTTAAAGTGGAAAGCCATAACCATCCGTCTGCAGTTGAACCATATCAAGGTGCCGCAACGGGTGTTGGCGGGATAATCCGTGATGTCTTTTCCATGGGTGCCCGTCCGATTGCACTGATGAACTCGCTTCGATTCGGAAATTTCACTACTGAACGTGTGAAATACCTTTTTCAGGAAGTAGTTCATGGTATTGCCGGCTATGGAAATTGTGTCGGTGTGCCAACAGTTGGCGGGGAAGTTCAGTTTGATGACAGCTATGAGGACAATCCATTGGTCAATGCCATGTGTGTCGGATTAATCAACCATGACGACATTCAGAAAGGCGTTGCCAAGGGAATCGGAAATACCGTACTGTATGCCGGTGCCCCGACAGGACGGGATGGCATTCATGGTGCAACATTTGCATCAGATGACCTGGCAGAGGACTCGGATAAAGATCGTCCGGCGGTTCAGGTTGGTGATCCATTCATGGAGAAACTGCTCATTGAGGCGTGTCTTGAGGTGATTCATTCGGATGCATTGGTTGGCATGCAGGATATGGGTGCAGCCGGACTGACATCATCGGCAAGTGAGATGGCAAGTAAGGCCGGTACTGGGCTGGAAATGGATTTGGACCTTGTTCCACAGCGTGAACAGAACATGAACGCCTATGAATTAATGCTGTCGGAATCACAGGAACGCATGCTGCTAGTTGTCAAAAAAGGCCGTGAGCAGGAAATCATATCTATTTTTGAAAAATACGGACTGCAGGCAGTAGCAGTCGGCGAAGTAATTGAAGAAAAAGTTTTCCGCCTGAAACAACATGGCGAAATGGTGGCTGATATACCAGTCGATGCCTTGGCTGAAGAAGCACCGGTTTACCACCTGCCATCAAAAGAGGCGGAATATTTCAAAGAGTTCCAACAGATGAACAACAAAATTCCAGCAGTGGAAAATCATGCGGAAATGCTGAAACAGCTGTTGCAGCAGCCGACAATTGCCAGTAAGGAATGGGTTTATGACCAATACGATTCGATGGTTCAGACCAATACGGTTGTTACGCCAGGTTCCGATGCTGCTGTTGTACGAATAAAAGGCACGAATAAAGCATTGGCAATCACCACTGACTGCAACTCCCGCTATATTTATCTCGATCCGGAAGCTGGCGGAAAGATTGCGGTTGCCGAGGCTGCCCGCAATATTGTTTGCTCCGGTGCCCGTCCGTTAGGTCTTACCGATGGGTTGAATTTTGGCAATCCGACGAATCCGGAAGTGTTCTGGCAGATGGAAAAAAGTGTGGAAGGCATGAGTGAGGCATCCAGGATGCTTGCAACCCCTGTCATCAGTGGTAATGTTTCGTTGTTTAATCAGTCAAAAGGGAATTCAATTTTTCCGACACCTGTCGTTGGGATGGTTGGTCTCCTCGAATCGCTTGACCATCTGACTCCAAACTTTTTTCAGCAGGAAGGTGATCTGATTTATCTGATCGGGAAAACAAATGCTGAATTTGGCGGAAGTGAATTGCAGAAGATTGTTGAAGATCGTTATGAAGGAAAAGCACCTGTAATTGATCTGGAAGTAGAAGCATCCAGACAGAAGCAGCTGCACGAGACAATCCGCAGCGGGTTCGTTCAGTCAGCACATGATCTGGCAGAAGGCGGGCTTGGTGTTGCGCTTGCTGAAAGTACATTTGAGCAAAACGGACTGGGCGCAGTAGTGCATCTGGCAGGAAATCCTACAGTGCAATTGTTCAGTGAATCACAATCCCGTTTTCTAGTAACTGTAAAACCGGAAGATCAGGAAGCGTTTGAAAAGGTAATGAACGACTATCAGCATATCGGAACTGTAAATGGCTCTGGAATGTTGAATGTAACTGTCAATAATGAAGCGTTAATCAAGGAAGACACCAGCCAGCTCAGTAAACTGTGGAAAGGAGCAATCCCATGCTTACTGAAATCAAAGGCATAAATGAGGAATGCGGTGTGTTTGGAATCTGGGGTCACGAAAAGGCAGCGGAATTGACATATTACGGTCTTCATGCCCTGCAACATCGTGGCCAGGAAGGTGCCGGGGTGGTCGTTAATGATGGTGAATCTTTGAAGATTCATAAAGATACAGGACTTGTTAACGATGTGTTTAAACAAGCAAATTTTTCGGATCTTGCCGGTAATGCAGCGATTGGCCATGTCCGATACTCAACTCAAGGAGAAAAAGGGTATGCCAACGTACAGCCATTATTGTTTCATACACAGCAGGGCAGTATGGCACTTGCACATAACGGAAATGTCATGAATGCATATGAGCTTCGGGGCGAGCTTGAAAACGAAGGAAGCATCCTGCAGACGACATCTGATACAGAAGTGCTTGCTCACCTGATAAAGCGAAGTACGAAAGCGAATAAGGAAGAAGCAATTGCCGAGGCATTGCAAAAGCTTGTCGGTGCATATGCCTACCTGATTATGACCGAGGACAGGATGTACGTCGCACTTGACCCACGAGGAATCCGCCCATTATCAATCGGCCGGCTTGGCGATGCCTATGTGGTTGCATCGGAAACGAGCGCCTTTGATCTGATCGGAGCCACCTTTGAACGTGAAGTTTTGCCGGGTGAATTGTTGACAATCAGTGATGAAGGATTGTACTCAACACGATTTGCGATGCGCGAACAGCGTCGGATGTGTGCGATGGAATATGTTTATCTCTCAAGACCGGACAGTGATTTGAACCATGTGAATGTACATGCGTCCCGTAAACGGATGGGGATGGAACTCGCAAAGGAAGCACCTGCTGAAGCTGATGTAGTAACAGGGGTGCCGGATTCAAGTATCTCGGCCGCTATCGGTTATGCTGAACAAATGGGACTTCCATATGAAATGGGAATCATCAAAAACCGTTATATCGGCCGAACGTTTATTCAGCCTTCACAGGAGTTACGGGAGCAAGGCGTAAAAATGAAACTTTCGCCGGTGCGGAAAATTGTAAGCGGCAAACGGGTGGTCATGATAGATGACTCGATTGTGCGTGGTACGACAAGCAGACGAATTGTAAAAATGCTGAAGGATGCCGGTGCAATGGAAGTACATGTCCGTATTGCATCTCCATCGATTGTCAGTCCGTGTTTTTACGGCATTGACATGTCAACGAAGGACGAATTGATTGCGGCAAACAACACGCTGGATGAAATGTGCGATCAGATTGGTGCTGACAGTATTGCATATTTATCGGAAAGCGGGCTTGAACAGGCGGTTGTCAAGGATAAGACAATTCATCAGGGAATTTGCACGGCATGCATGACCGGTAAGTATCCAGTTAAAAAGACGAACGAAGCAACCATCTCCTATACGAAAATGTAGCTAATGATGCTGAAAGGTGTGTGTGGCATGTCAAATGTATATAAAGATGCCGGTGTTGATGTGGAAAAAGGTTATGAAGCTGTTGAACGGATGAAGAAACATATTGCAAAAACAAACCGGCCGGAAGTTCTAGGCGGCATCGGTGCTTTTGCGGGACTGTTTGAACTGTCCTCCTTTAATTATAAGGAGCCGGTTCTCGTATCCGGAACCGATGGGGTCGGAACCAAGCTGAAACTTGCATTTCAACTGCAGAAACACAATACCGTTGGCGTTGACCTGGTTGCAATGTGTGTCAATGACATTGTCGCACAGGGTGCCCAGCCGTTGTTTTTCCTTGACTATATTGCATGCGGAAAAAATGATCCAGAAATGATTGAGCAGATTGTAGCCGGCATCTCCGACGGCTGCAAGGATGCAGGGGCAGCTTTAATTGGCGGCGAAACGGCTGAAATGCCTGGCATGTACGGGGAAGAAGAATACGACCTGGCAGGATTCACCGTTGGGATCGCAGAAAAATCCAAATTGATCACCGGTGATGAGATTGCGGAAGGCGATGTGATAATCGGGCTTCCATCAAGCGGAATTCATTCGAATGGTTATTCTCTGGTCCGCAAACTAGTTTCGGGACTTGATTTGACGAAAACGTACGAAGGGTTGACCGAATCACTTGCCGATACACTTATCGAACCTACGAGAATTTATGCTAAGCAGGTGGCGGCTGTAATGAAGAAAGTGGAAGTGAAAGGAACCTCGCATATTACCGGCGGCGGTTTTTATGAAAATTTCCCGCGTATGATGCCGGAGGGTCTTGGTGTGGAAATTAATACAACAAGCTGGGAACGTCCGGCTATCTTTGGTTTTTTACAAAAGCAGGGTAATATTTCAGACGATGAGATGTATGGCGTGTTCAACATGGGAATTGGCATGACACTTGTCGTTGCAGCGGATGATGCTGAAGATGCATTGAATTGTTTGGAGAAACAAGGAGAATCAGCTTCTGTTATTGGAAAAGTGACAGTAAATGAAGGAGTGCATTTCACATCATGAGTGTCGTAAAGGCTGCCGTTTTCGCATCCGGAACCGGCAGTAATTTTCAGGCGATAATGGAAAAAAGTGATCTTCGTTGTGAAGTGGTTCTGCTTGTTTGTGATAAACAAGGTGCCAGTGTTGTTGAGAAAGCGGAAAAGTATGGCGTGCCGGTACTTGAATTTAACCCGAAGTCGTTTGCTTCAAAAGCGGAGTATGAGGCGCTGCTGGTTGAAAAACTGATGGGAGCAGGCGTTACGTGGATATTTTTGGCCGGATATATGCGAATTGCTGGTCCCACTCTGCTCCAGGCTTTTGAAAACAAAATAATTAATATCCACCCGTCACTTCTTCCGGACTTTCCGGGCAAGGATGCGATCGGCCAGGCATTTACGTCAGGCGTTGGCACAACCGGTGTGACGGTCCATTATATTGATGAAGGCATCGATACCGGGCCGATTATTGCACAGGAAAGTGTCGATGTTTTGCCGAGTGATACAGAAGAAGCGTTGAAAAAACGGATCCAGGATGTGGAGCATCGTTTGTATCCTGAAGTTATAAATCAGCTGATGGGGAAGTAATGTCCGCAAAACAATTTATATTAAAAGCGTTGGTTATAAGACAAGACTATCGGGAAAGTGAGGAGTTTTTTGATGAAAAAGCGAGCGTTAATCAGTGTGTCCAATAAAGAGAATGTTTCAGACTTTGCCAAGGGTCTGACGGCACTGGATTATGAAGTACTGTCAACAGGCGGAACGTTGAAAGTTTTACAGGAGGCAGGTGTGGAAGCGAAAGCGGTTGAGGAAATAACCGGATTTCCGGAAATTTTAAATGGTCGGGTTAAAACACTGCATCCGATGATTCATGGCGGGCTGCTGGCTAAACGCGATAACGAAAGTCATATGAAGCAATTGAAAGAACATGGTATTGATCCGGTTGATATCGTTGTTGTGAACCTTTATCCGTTTAAACAAACGATTGAACAATCGGGCGTAACCGAATCAGATATCATTGAAAATATTGATATTGGCGGGCCGACAATGGTGCGTGCTGCAGCAAAGAGTTTTGCTGATGTATCGGTCATTGTGGATCCGGACGATTATGATTCCGTGCTGACTTCTCTGAAAGTTGATCAGCTTGATTTTGCTGAACGCAAACGATTGGCCGCCAAAGCTTTCCGTCATACAGCACAATATGATGCACTGATTGCAAATTATTTTACTGAAGAAGAATTCCCGGAAAACTATACCGTTACCTATGAAAAAAAACAGACATTGCGTTACGGGGAGAACCCGCATCAGAATGCTGCATTTTATAAAAATGCGCTGGATACTGGCATGAGCCTTGCTTCAGCCACGCAGCTTCATGGTAAAGAACTTTCTTACAACAATATTCAGGATGCTAACGCAGCACTTGAAATAATCGCGGACTATGGCGAACCTGCAGCAGTTGCCGTTAAACACATGAACCCTTGCGGCATTGGTGTTGCGGAAAACCTCAGTCAGGCTTTCACCAGAGCATACGAATCTGATTCGACGTCCATTTTTGGCGGGATTGTTGCCTGCAACCGGCCGATGGATGCAGAAACAGCTGAAAAACTTGGTGCAATCTTTTTGGAAATTGTTATCGCTCCGGAATTTTCGGAAGAGGCGATGGCCATTTTGACGAAAAAGAAAAATATCCGCCTGCTTGAACTGGAAATGAAAACTGGTGAGTCCTCCTATCACAAGCTCACTACCGTTAAGGGCGGTGTTCTTGTTCAAAGCAACGATTCCGGTGAAGTGAACGAAAATGAATTGACGTTCCCAACTGAAAAAAAACCGTCTGATCAGGAAGTTGCAGATCTTTTGTTTGCATGGAAGGCAGTTAAGCATGTTAAATCAAACGCGATTGTCCTGGCAAGGAACAAGCAGACGGTCGGTGTAGGTGCCGGGCAAATGAACCGTGTTGGTGCTGCTAAAATCGCGATTGAACAGGCTGGCGAAAAAGTGAAAGGATCGGTGCTCGCTTCCGATGCATTTTTTCCAATGCCGGATACTGTGGAAACCGCAGCAAAAGCCGGTGTAACAGCCATTATTCAGCCTGGAGGATCCAAGCGTGACCAGGACTCAATCGATATGTGCAACAAGTACGGAATTTCCATGGCGTTTACTGGAATGCGTCACTTTAAACATTAATCAGAAAGGTGTTTTCACATGAACATTTTAGTTGTTGGACGGGGCGGACGTGAACACAGTATTGTGATGAAGCTGGCGGAAAGTGATAAAGCGGACAAAATATATGCAGCACCGGGGAACGGCGGGATTGCTGAGATTGCTGAATGTGCAGATATTAATGAGATGGACATGGACGGACTGATTGCATTTGCCAGGAAAAAATCAGTCGATCTTACCATTGTCGGACCGGAAAATCCGTTGCTATCCGGAATAGTCAACCGTTTTCGTGAAGCAGGACTGCTTGTATTTGCCCCAACAAGAGAAGCTGCATTACTGGAAGGCAGTAAGCAGTTCGCCAAGGAATTTATGCAGAAATATCAAATCCCGACAGCCGCGTACAAGAGTTTTACTAATGCTGCCGATGCAAAAGGCTATATTGAAGAACAGGATGCGCCGATTGTGGTCAAAGCTGATGGGCTTGCAGCGGGAAAAGGCGTTATCGTCGCAGAAACGAAAGAGGAAGCTTTCCAGGCAGTTGATGATATGCTCGTCAACAAAGCATTTTCTGAAGCGGGTGCAACGATTGTTATCGAGGAATGTCTCGTTGGAAAAGAGTTCTCGTTAATGGCATTTGTTCATGAAAACGACGTGTATCCAATGGTAACTGCAAGGGATCATAAACGGGCTTTTGATCGTGATCAGGGACCGAACACCGGCGGAATGGGGGCGTTTGCACCGGCAACGGATATCTCTGTTGAAACACTTGAATTCTCAATGCAAAACATTCTTCGGAAAACAGCGGACGGTATGATGAAGGAAGGTCGCCCGTTTACAGGGATTTTATATGCCGGTCTGATGATGACCGAGGCTGGACCCAAAGTAATCGAATTTAATGTGCGGTTTGGTGATCCGGAAACACAGGTTGTATTGCCGCTTCTGGAGAATGATCTTGTACAGGTCTTCGTGGATGTTCTCGCCGGAAAAGATCCGGATCTTAATTGGGCTGATGACAGCTGTCTTGGTATTGTGCTCGCATCAAAAGGCTATCCGGCAGCATATGAAAAAGGTGTTCGTTTGCCTGCTATCCAAAAATCAGGAAATGGATATATTATTCATTCCGGAACAAAGCAAACAGAACATGGACTGGTTTCAGACGGCGGCCGGGTGTTACTTGCTGGTGCACGAGGGGCAAGCCTAAAACAAGCTGCAAAAGATGCCTATCAGTGTCTGAAGCCATTCAGCAACTTGGATGCTTTCTATTATCGTGAAGATATCGGTAAAGAATAATCGTAACGCCCGGGGAATTATTCCTCGGGCTTTTTAATGAAATCATGGACCCAATCAACATATGAATCTTTTTCATAATCAAAATAAAGCTGGCTAGACAATCGAATCGGATTCCCGAAGAAAAATCGTTCATATTGTGTTTGACGGGTGCCGAATGGACTCATTGTCAAATCCCATGCCAGCCGGAACAGCTTCACACGGTCTACAGCATTTCCCGACGCACTTTGCAGGTATTGATCGAGGTCACTCCGGATTTCGGAGTAAAAGTCTGTTTCAGTCGGAATCGTAATCATGCCACTTGAACCAAGCAATTGGATGATTTCTGCTAATCTTGGGTACACCTGTGGAAAAACACAAATAGCAGTTTGTAACGGTTTCGGGTCAGGATGCATTAATCCGAATTCATCTGTCGTCGCGTCCACTTCAGCTTTGGTTAAAAGTGCCTTCATCGTTTCCAGGGTGGTGATTATTTCCGCCCCATTTTCCTGAACGTTCTGGAATTCAGAGATGTTAATCGTATCGATAATAGATTGTGCAACGCCAAGCATAAATTCCGCTTTTACTGTCTGTCTGCATACGACCTGATGCAGTGTGAACGGCAGAAATGCACTGGTCGCTTTAAATGAGTTGGCGACTTCCAGGTTTTTATAAAAAAACACACGCTCCCATGGAACCGTCACATTATCAAATACAACCACTGTATCCATTTCTTCAAACCGTGAACTTAATGGATAGTTAAAGTGTGATTCACCATGAACAAATGATTCGCGGCAAATAAATTTTAACCCTTTTGCATTACTTGGAATCGAAAAAGCAAATGCATTTGCTTTATCCAGGATGCCGCCTGGTGAAAAGACGAGTACTTCATCGGTAATGCCGCCTTGTGTGGCAAGGAGCCTTGCCCCTTTTACTACTATTCCTTCCTCATTCTCATCAACTATCTTTGCGGCAATCGGTTCATCTGATAGCTCTAAGTACAGTTCAGACCGGTTGACTTGCGGATTAATAAACGTGTGTGTAAACGATAAGTCCTCTTCCCTTGCTTTTTCGTAAAAGGCACGCATATGTTCAGGGAAGCAATTTTCTTTTCCCTCAAGCAATTTTGCTGATGAGCCAAAAGCCATTAATATCGTGTTTAGGTAATCGGGACTTCTTCCAAGCAGACCTGCACTGGTTCGGGCCCACTGCTGAATCATGTTGCGCCGCTTGGCAAGGTCTTCTTTTGTTTTTGGCTGCAGGTAAGACGTGCCGACGCTATTGCCGGTTGTTGGTGACGGAAAGGTCATTAGATCCTTCAAGTCGTTGTCATTCTGCATATCATACAGGTTTGATTGACTTTGGATAATTCCTTTAAAAGCGGGATGTTCAGAAATGTTTCCGGTTATTTTGCTGCCGTTACACCATATGTTCGCCTTCTGCTGGTTGATGCGGCTGACATATTCTTTCCCGGTAATCGCTGGCATGTGCAACACTCCTGACGAAAATTAAATAGATAATCGGTTATAGGCTATCTTATTAGTTCAGAGACAAAAGTGTTCCTTTGAAAAGGTGGGAGGGAAGTTTGTACCTTATGAAGAAACTTTCATGCGGGGAATTTAAAAAAAGTGGAAGTGTCATAGAATTTTCATTATAACTACTGTTATTTAGTGTAGTAAAGTACGAAAATATGGTAAAATAAAGGAAATCGTTTTTATTGGAGTGCTGTTCATGTTGGAAAATGGATATCATTGGAGAAATCGTGAAATAAGAGAACATGTTGCTGTAATTGATGGTACAGTGAAACCTGATTTTATCTTA is a window of Virgibacillus ihumii DNA encoding:
- the purD gene encoding phosphoribosylamine--glycine ligase, giving the protein MNILVVGRGGREHSIVMKLAESDKADKIYAAPGNGGIAEIAECADINEMDMDGLIAFARKKSVDLTIVGPENPLLSGIVNRFREAGLLVFAPTREAALLEGSKQFAKEFMQKYQIPTAAYKSFTNAADAKGYIEEQDAPIVVKADGLAAGKGVIVAETKEEAFQAVDDMLVNKAFSEAGATIVIEECLVGKEFSLMAFVHENDVYPMVTARDHKRAFDRDQGPNTGGMGAFAPATDISVETLEFSMQNILRKTADGMMKEGRPFTGILYAGLMMTEAGPKVIEFNVRFGDPETQVVLPLLENDLVQVFVDVLAGKDPDLNWADDSCLGIVLASKGYPAAYEKGVRLPAIQKSGNGYIIHSGTKQTEHGLVSDGGRVLLAGARGASLKQAAKDAYQCLKPFSNLDAFYYREDIGKE
- the hpaB gene encoding 4-hydroxyphenylacetate 3-monooxygenase, oxygenase component codes for the protein MPAITGKEYVSRINQQKANIWCNGSKITGNISEHPAFKGIIQSQSNLYDMQNDNDLKDLMTFPSPTTGNSVGTSYLQPKTKEDLAKRRNMIQQWARTSAGLLGRSPDYLNTILMAFGSSAKLLEGKENCFPEHMRAFYEKAREEDLSFTHTFINPQVNRSELYLELSDEPIAAKIVDENEEGIVVKGARLLATQGGITDEVLVFSPGGILDKANAFAFSIPSNAKGLKFICRESFVHGESHFNYPLSSRFEEMDTVVVFDNVTVPWERVFFYKNLEVANSFKATSAFLPFTLHQVVCRQTVKAEFMLGVAQSIIDTINISEFQNVQENGAEIITTLETMKALLTKAEVDATTDEFGLMHPDPKPLQTAICVFPQVYPRLAEIIQLLGSSGMITIPTETDFYSEIRSDLDQYLQSASGNAVDRVKLFRLAWDLTMSPFGTRQTQYERFFFGNPIRLSSQLYFDYEKDSYVDWVHDFIKKPEE
- the purN gene encoding phosphoribosylglycinamide formyltransferase, translating into MSVVKAAVFASGTGSNFQAIMEKSDLRCEVVLLVCDKQGASVVEKAEKYGVPVLEFNPKSFASKAEYEALLVEKLMGAGVTWIFLAGYMRIAGPTLLQAFENKIINIHPSLLPDFPGKDAIGQAFTSGVGTTGVTVHYIDEGIDTGPIIAQESVDVLPSDTEEALKKRIQDVEHRLYPEVINQLMGK
- the purH gene encoding bifunctional phosphoribosylaminoimidazolecarboxamide formyltransferase/IMP cyclohydrolase; translated protein: MKKRALISVSNKENVSDFAKGLTALDYEVLSTGGTLKVLQEAGVEAKAVEEITGFPEILNGRVKTLHPMIHGGLLAKRDNESHMKQLKEHGIDPVDIVVVNLYPFKQTIEQSGVTESDIIENIDIGGPTMVRAAAKSFADVSVIVDPDDYDSVLTSLKVDQLDFAERKRLAAKAFRHTAQYDALIANYFTEEEFPENYTVTYEKKQTLRYGENPHQNAAFYKNALDTGMSLASATQLHGKELSYNNIQDANAALEIIADYGEPAAVAVKHMNPCGIGVAENLSQAFTRAYESDSTSIFGGIVACNRPMDAETAEKLGAIFLEIVIAPEFSEEAMAILTKKKNIRLLELEMKTGESSYHKLTTVKGGVLVQSNDSGEVNENELTFPTEKKPSDQEVADLLFAWKAVKHVKSNAIVLARNKQTVGVGAGQMNRVGAAKIAIEQAGEKVKGSVLASDAFFPMPDTVETAAKAGVTAIIQPGGSKRDQDSIDMCNKYGISMAFTGMRHFKH